In Bacillus weihaiensis, the genomic stretch TCAAGTAGAAGAAATCACAAAAGGAACAGCTCAATTGGAAAAAACAGACCATACCTTCCAAGAGATATCACATGCGTCAGATTCTGTTTCGAAACAAATTCAAGACATGACAGAGGCCACAAGCTTATTAGTAGATCATTCTCAGAAAACAAATAGCCTAATTGAGGATGTTTCAACAATTACGTCTACCTTCGCAATGGATATCGATACAATTTTATCTACAACTGAACAACAAACAGCCTCTACGGGAGAATTGAATGAAATTTCATCCTCTTTACGCGATTTAGTTGAGGATTTAGATAAAATCGTGACAAAAATTAATTCTTCCATCGCAAGCACTAACAATAAAGAATAACGTAAGAAAAGGACAAGATTCTTGATTAACCTAGATTAATAGTAGAACTTAAACTAAAAGTTCATTTTTCATCCAATTCCAGAGGCTAAGCGTTGGAGCTAACCAATGGGAAAGAAATTCTAATTATAGACCACTTTTTTAATCCCATTGCATTAGGAATACTAGCTAAAAAACATTGTGCCAAAACAACACTGCGTACAGAGCTTTATTTTGCTATCAAGTAAGAAAGGAGCTTGTTCACACTTTGCTCCTTTTTTTCATCCTTATTTCCTTAAACATTACACTTTTTCAATAATAATTCGATCTGCACTACCTAAGTGACCTTCTACTTCACCTAGAATGTTAGCTTGCTCCTGGTAGGCTCCAACCTGAACACCATCGACTATAACTCGATAGATAGGCTTCTCCGCTTGTTTTTTTAGATTAAAGGCTTTTTCCAGACCGTTAACATGACCTCTAGCAACCTTCTCCCTCCATTGAGCACTTTTTAATTTGTTTGCATCTGATTCATTATCAATGAACCCATTCTCTGTTAGTAATGCAGACATGTTTGTTTCCCGTAAAACATGAAAATTTGCTTTCTTTTTCCCCCGATTCCTCAAATCATTAAGCTTTGTTACTTCTTCATGTAAAATAGCACGATACGTTGCAGTACTTGACGAATCTAATAAACTATCATGAATATAATCTTCATAGCCATTTGCCGATCCATTGAATGCATTTATATGAAGTGACAGATAGAAATCTGCTCCATAGGCATTTGCTTCATTTGTTCGTTCTGTTAAGCTTTTATCAACATCTTTCGTTCTACTCATCTTCACTTCGACATCTTTGTATTCATTTATAAGCATATTGCGTATGCGTAAAGCAATATCTAACACAAGTTCCTTTTCTTCTAAGCCATTTCCCACAGCACCAGGATCCTTCCCACCATGACCTGGATCCAAATACAACTTAAACACTAATACACACCTCCCATACATCTCTTTTAATCGTGACCCTAGTATAGAATATGTATGGAGAATTTTATTGCTTGTATGGATATCCTAGTTAATATATACCTTTTAACATTAGGTGATGTAGGTCAAAGCTATGATGTCTACATATTTTACAGGTCAAAAAAAAAACGCCTTACACTTCATTAGGTAAGACGTTTTTTTCAACTGATAATTTCCTTATGGTTCATGCCTCTACATTTCATTTCCCATTTAATGAGGCTAAGATGCTTTTTGAGTTCAATTACTCGGTTATAATCATAGAAGG encodes the following:
- a CDS encoding methyl-accepting chemotaxis protein, which produces MSRQMNSISLASNNVNELITDLTNYSSQIGQYVGVISSIADQTNLLALNASIEAARAGEQGKGFAVVANEVRKLATQSQGSVTQIQDVILSIQERIENVSSRMTIQVEEITKGTAQLEKTDHTFQEISHASDSVSKQIQDMTEATSLLVDHSQKTNSLIEDVSTITSTFAMDIDTILSTTEQQTASTGELNEISSSLRDLVEDLDKIVTKINSSIASTNNKE
- a CDS encoding N-acetylmuramoyl-L-alanine amidase family protein translates to MFKLYLDPGHGGKDPGAVGNGLEEKELVLDIALRIRNMLINEYKDVEVKMSRTKDVDKSLTERTNEANAYGADFYLSLHINAFNGSANGYEDYIHDSLLDSSSTATYRAILHEEVTKLNDLRNRGKKKANFHVLRETNMSALLTENGFIDNESDANKLKSAQWREKVARGHVNGLEKAFNLKKQAEKPIYRVIVDGVQVGAYQEQANILGEVEGHLGSADRIIIEKV